The genomic window ttcctcagaaaaaaaaaaaaatagaactaGAGGAGTCAGCTGCTGACAGGGTGACAGGGGAGGCGGGGATATGTAAATTAGTAGGTTGGGCTTACCATGGATGGGTTGCTGTCCAACGAGCTGACCACTTTGATGTCTATGCCCTCCTCGTCCACATCCTTCAGCAGTTTCAGGACATCAGTCACCCCCATCCACTTACAGTCCACGTCGCCAATGGCAACCAGGTAATCACCCTCTTTCAGCCCATCCATCTGGAAATGGAGAGATAGTCAGGTGGAAAGGGtagagaggacaaaaacaatGTCATCCAGGGGGTATTGGCCAGCGTATCACCCTGAGAAAGCCCTTCCTGCACACTGTACAGCAAATATTTACACTCCACCGCTTATCAGTCAAACAACATGTtctcacacacctctctttAACACCAAAAACAGACATCAATTACTCCTGCTATTGGGTACGTTAGCACTCACTGACATATTTTGACTAATGAATATAAAGCAGACAAGCGCAAACTATAGAAAAGAGGTTTCACTCTCTTCTGAtaacagcttgtgtgtgttttaagtctGGTAaggttagtttgtgtgtgtgtgtgtgtgtgttcctagaTACAGATCGGGGCCTGCCTGTTAAACCTCAAAACCAGGCCAGACTGCTATGGGAATGGACTATTCTGCTTTAGCTCTGATAATGCTCAAATATTGATGTTTACAGTTCACTTTCAAACATCTTAACAATAgaaacctgccccccccccccccccccaaaaaaacaggcccACGGGCAGACACAGGCACACGATAATTACAGAGCTGAACCCGTCCGGACCCAGAGAACAGCTCTTATGTAACTCTAGAAATCCTTTTCTATAGGCTGTCCCATTGCCTGTAATTAGTCTCTGTTGTTCCAGCCAGTTCTGGGACGTTTCTGCTAGTAAAACTACTGAAGCGGTGCATAAGGAAGATTAATGAAATCTTTTCACTGACCATTGATAAAGGGCAGACTCATGGGcgattttgtttttccacagagGCTGTTCCCGGTGAAAAACACGttcatttcataattatttacaacaacaaataaaatgatcaCATTACTGGTTTTAATCCCGTACCCATGAACTCCGATGGTTTGGTTTTGGTTGACTGCAGCTGAGGAATGTTCTTCCCCCCCACtggaattcatttcagtttttcattctcAACTTTTTCACTGGGCTCTTTGAGCTTCTTCATCAACCTACTGGAAGTTAGCTGCCTTATaacactgtctgtttcaagAGAATCATCCAATCTTTCACGTCCATAACCAGCTGCTTTAAACAGATGTGAATACATCTTTCATGTTCTATTATTTAAACAAACCACAGCCTCCATTTATATCTGAATGTCCACCCAGGTCTCTTCCAACAAAAACTGTCTGTCCTCCTGCTCTACAGATGTGGCCTGCTTTTACTTTACCCCTCATCGCTTCAGTacgtaagcgtgtgtgtgtgtgagtgtgtgtgtgtgtgtgtgtgcgtgtgtgtgcatgtgtaacagaatgtgtatgtgtgtgcgcgtatgtgtgtgtgtgcatgtgtaagagaatgtgtgtgtgtgtgcacgtgtgagagagagtgtgtgtgtgtgtgcgcgtgtgtgcaagtatgagagtgtgtgtgtgtgtgtgtgtgtgtgtgtgtgtgcacgtgcgtatgtgcgtgtgtgtgcatgtgtgagagagattgtgtgtgtgtgtgtgcgtgtgtgtgcacgtatgagagagagagtgtgtgtgtgtgtttaagggtgtatgtgtgtgtgtatgtatgtgagtataCGTGAATGTGTATGCATTTCTATCAGTATGTTTCTATGTATGAGTACTCACCGCGGCTGCACACAGGGGGTCCAGAGACTGCACCTGGACGGGTGCGTCTCCTTTCAGAGTGAAGCCAAAGTCCCGGTCCTCCACCTTCAGCCGGACCGTGCGTGGAGCCGTCCACCGCTGTTTAGCCGAGAACACGGACAGGGGGCcctggagagcagagacagagcacaACCGTCACTACGGCAACTCGCCCAGGCAACAAAGCCATGGCAACCTGAGGGCTCTGTTAGTCAAACAGAGCTGATAGCACACCATGAAAAGAGCTCATTGTTTTAAATGGCAACACCAGCCAACCATTTAAGTGTTTAATGTTTACTTCCTTTGGAGTGTCATTTCTTACAGACTGACGCTGAGTTTGAAAATGTCAGCTGTGGTACACAGAATTTTCAGGCACCTCtaaactaataacaaaataataaatagatGAGTACATTAAACGaatatagttttgttttgtttttttaatttctatgCCTAGTTAACCTGGTTGAGGATTCGAAAGCCTGGAGACAGCAGAATGAGTGTGTAGGCTTAGCTCTGATCCTGTTGGAGGAGACTAGGTACACATATTGCTTCGGGGATTAGATAGATCCCACAGATTACTCTTAATCCTGTTTAACTCTTCCTGGAAGCCAATGGGGAGATGGCAGTCTTGTCAGATTGTACTGTCTTATCAGAAAGGAAACCGTGGGACAATTCACCAAAAGACAATAAGCCATAGGACAACAGCAAGTCTGGAAACAAACGAACTGATTCAGCTAACGCCACAAAGTCATCTGGTTGACTTTTCAAAGACCTGTCCTGCGTTAAAAGGTATCcgagaataaaaacaacaacaacaacaaaaaaactgagacATTTGGGCTAAATTTAAGctgcactgttctctctttttttttttcgaggaGGTCAAAAGGTTGACTTGTGTCTTCCAAACTCATGAGAGAAAAAGTTGCCCAAAAGACACCACACCCCTGACGCTGAACTGTAATAGACTCAAaatgtttgctttctttctctctttctctctctctcgctctctctctctctctctctctctctctcacacacacacacacacacacacacagtgaaactgcaGTAGCAGTCTGCaggcagaggaaagaaaatacCCAACTGAAGAGCATAATTTCAAAGTGAAAGTTACACATATACTCGGATTTAATTTATGCTCCTCAGCTGCGCACGAATCACAGGGCCACTCGTGACCCTGCACACGCCCTGAAACACAACACGTCTCCAGTTTTTCTTCATCAGGCACCACGTTCTCCCCGGGTTATGCATGTTAGTATTCATTTGGATTCGATCTATTCAAAAAACAGCACGCGAGCTCACAAAGGACGCAAATcccttttctttcactgaaaatgagacgaccacaaaaacaaacaaaaaaaaaaacaaaccacaaaatgcAAACCGAGCGTCGCAGTGCTGTTTTATGAATAGAGACACGGAAAAAGAAAGTCAATGTTAATCAGGAAAATTAGTAAGCCCACATACCAGCCGGTGGAACAAATCTTTGACTTTCACCTTAGTGGACACTGGCACTTCCATCTCTGCTTTGTGCTCTGTTTTAGCtgatgaaagaagagagagaaaaaaacaaagatgtcaTTTGGTGTTCAAAATTCCAAAATGACTTATCAAACTGGTCAATTACGTCCTCAAGGTTTCCTTACTGTATCAATGTTGTGTGAAAAGAGGTTTTACCAGGTGACACATGTGCTATTGTTTACAGTGATCCAAACAAATGACTGTAAATAGGTGACTGATATTAGCATTTACATCTTATCATGAACTGTTAAGAATATCAATCAGCGGCTTGTTCAGCTTCCAGCAGGCGTTAATCACCCCAGTCAGTGGCTCTTTAATTTGTAAGGACCGTGACAATGCTAGCCGATAACAcagccatcatcatcatcaatattGTTCAGTACACTCATTTCATCATTCAGATCAAGGTTATAGATTTGCATGCACCACATATGTAGACTGGAAAGCCCTCATGGTAAGCACCCCTTACAATTTGCATGTTGTTTCCTCTAGTACATTTTAATCTCTACGTTAAGCAAAGACCTGTGAAGGAACTTCCACATTTGCAACATGTTATTGCTTGTGATATGGGCACAACATGTAACATGTGCATTCCAGTGCTCAGCCCTCAGATTTGAATTTAATCATTCAGCTGACGCTCCTCTCCGCAGTGACTTAACGGTACACCCTGTATAAGGTGTCTCACATCATGGGCACAACCTCTGGGCTTAAGTCCTTTGCCCTGGGCCGTGTCAAGGGTGGGGTTAAAACCCATAACCCTTTGATTGCTCCCTAATACAAAGAGCATAAGAACCCTCTCTGTGACTCACAGATAATGTCGGGAGCCTCCAGGTAGTCGACGAACTCGTCCTCGGTTTCGTTTTCGGTTAACTTGGCGAGCGAGCGTTTGTGGGCCGCCTCCAGGATGTCGCGGAGGACTTCCAGCTTGCGGAGGTGACGGCACAGGCCGTGGATCCTCAGCGCCTCCTCGTGATCCAAGATCGCCCTGCGCAGGTGGGCTTTGCCTGAGGGCAGAGGGTAGGGGTCAAAGATCAAGGTTAGGGTTACCCAGGTCAGAGCAGTGAACAGGGAAACAGACTGTAGACTCATAACTACAACAATTAGCAATTAATGGCCGATACACCAATTAAAACTCTGAACCTAGACGAAGTCCTGAGATAACTGTTAAATGTAGTGGTTTACTACTTCCAGCACTTTGTTCAGTGCGTTGTCTACGGGCGGCTGCAGAGCCCCGTGCCAGACGCTGTTGAGTCGGACGGGTGCCTTGAGTTGGAACCAGATTACGCTGTGGGTAATCCAGGGTCCTGGGCTTACCTATAcgctgtctctcctctccttttctgaGGATGTCGAGCGGAGAGCGACCATCTGGCATGGAGTCGTACAGCTGGGAAAGAGCTTTCTCCTGTTGGTCCTCATCGTCGCTGGGGCTTACtgctcaaacagacacacacagacacacacaggcacacacagtcacacacacaccaggcaaaTTAACTCATATGCTTATAAATtaggacattaaaaaaatgtgaaagaatGTCAAAACTCAGCAAGATcctcaaagaagaagaagaacaagaagaagaagaatcatcttcatcaccatcatcatcatcatcatcacgaTAATCAATAGAACATAAAAGAATCTTATTGGGCAACAGTGGATAATTGCTGTCTTATATAAGCTTAGGGGATATCCAGTCCCCAGTGGCATAGTGAAGTTGAGGTCTAGAGACTTCTTGAAGGTGTTTCTGTCACCTTGTTATCTTGCTATTGGTATTTCCAGAACTTGCTTTACAGGACAGAGTCTCCTGACACTTCAACAGTCTATCAGAGGCTGTCATCTACTCCACAACGCAAAGAATCATGTTTCAAACCAAGCGGAGCTATTTTATAACACAGGTCGCACTGATACTGTCCTTCCCCTGACAATGGCTTGTTTGAGAAACTATTGAGTCATTACATAAGCTAATCCTCTGTGGGTACGGTAAAGTTTCCCATTCCAACAACAAAACCACTCTGAGCTCTCTTCTCATCTGCCTCCTGACCTGTGCTTCTTTcacactcctctttctctttctctttttcttttctttctttctctctctctctctctctctctcgctctcgctcccccccctctctctctctctgtccttggcCTTATAAAAGTTCCTTAAAGTGAAAGATGATAACTGCGTTTTAAACCGATATTCGATACACTTTCTCTACGGGAAGCGGAGGACCTGATGTGAATGCACTGCTCTGTTCACCAAAAGGTCTCTAGTCTCTAGCCTCTCCAGACTCCCAGTTCGCCAGGCGCTGCTGGACGCAGGGGTCGGTTTCTCCGGTTTCAGAGGCTTATGCAAGAGCCGTGATTTACTGTTTGACTTACGCTGATGGTCCAGCAGGGCAGTGGAGATGAAGTAGTGTGCGATGGAACGGTAGTGGTTAGCCTTCACTTGACACATGGTGGACCAGAAGAAAGGCACGTTGTCTTTAATGGGAGTCTGGATCATTGACTGGTGAACCTGGTCATACATCTCCCCAACCTAAGAGAGTTGAATAAAACAATACATGGTCACCAGTGATGAAAATGAAGCTCCATGCAGGAAGAACAATGTCAGATTCTCTTTAAGTGTGAATGGCTGCTCTTAAAATGTACCTTTCCcccatgaaaaaaataataaaacaagccAAAGCACTAGCCCGTAAGTGAGCAGAGAGTTACCAACCAAGATAACAACATATATCTTTCCATCAATAtgtacatccatccatccatccatccatctgtttttaCTATACGTGTCCATCACTACTCCAACAGTCGCAGTACAGGACGTGACATCATCAAAGTAAAACACCCCCGTTACCTTGGCGGCCTCCTGGGCGACCTTGAGCAGTGCCAGGAACTCGTTGCGGATTCCGTGGAGGGTCATCCTCTCAAACAGACACTCCTGGGCCTGGGCCAGCATCAGCTTTATGAGCATGCTCAGCATGGCCGGGCTCATGTCGTAActgggcgtgtgtgtgaaggtctCCTTCAGGTGGTGCAGAACACCTGGGAAGAACAGGTCgcaatacataaataaatgaataaataaacaaacctggCACACCTGGGTGtcggtgctggtgctggtgtgtgtgtgtgtgtgtgtgtgtgtgtgtgttttagtgagtATCCAGCCAATAGCCAGAGTGCTTTTGTTCCACACAATTCTCAGGTACTGCTATTTGCAATGATCTGGcagtttcatatatatatatgcaaatatgttacttcaaaagatttttttttaaaaaaaagtcaaattgaTTGATCTTCAAACTTGGCACTGTAAGTGGTGTCGTGGCTTTTTCCATTTGCATAGACATGGGCAAATTTCAGTATCGTTGCATTTCATTATTCACTTCACTGGAGATGTTTCAGAGGAGGAAAACCAACGTGACCAAAAAATGTAAAGGCTTTCAGTTTGTCTTGTTGGCATTCATcatctgtcagtgtgtggattATTCCACTCTACAGATGGAATTCCTCCTTCTGTAAACTCCAAACTGCACATCAGCAGATGAAGACTAAAGCTTAGCTATCTTCCTGTTAAGAACACAgcaagataagaaaaaaaaaaagataatttatTAAGCGTTAAAAGTTTTTTTGGTAACGTACGACTGAGGGTAACACACGCCGCTCGTCTCTTTTACGTGAACGGCCGAAAGGATGATCGTGCAGAAGAAAACATTCAGTCCCGTTCACGACgtaaagaacaaagaaaaaacagttccGCCCGAAcgtctctcttgtttttctatcTCTGgtatttccttcatttttcaaAGAGAAGAAGCTGGCAGCAGGCGCAGAGACAGTGCGGTCAGAGAGCTCGCAGTCTGCCGGGGCCAACTTCACTTATTCATCCATAATAATGtcatttcctttccttctttctctttcctttttctccccctttggGCACACTGCCTCATATCTCTTTAATAAGCCAATAACTGGCATTGAGAATTGGCATTTAATAACAAATAGCACAGGTTGATTAAACCACTCTTCTGTAAAAGCTATTTGTTGACACATTCCTTTGATAGCACGCTCAGTTATGATGAATAACCATCAGTGAGGAAGAAAGtcgatgacttttttttattattattattattatttttaatgctttGCCTCAGGGGGACAAAACCATGACAAAACAACTTCTGCATTGATTCTCGGCGTCTTTTGTTTGACGGAAAGCAGCCAGCGCATCTGTCGGCAGGTGACATCAAGATAAAGACATTCTTGTTTTGCTTGAGAGACAAACTATCTGTAAGTCACGGCGAAACAGATGGCGGCAGGAAGAAGACCTTATATGGAGTTTCCGTGTGAGCAGGGTCACGAGAATCAGTATTAAAGCATCAAAAGGTCTCTGTGTGGTTCGCCGAATTTGTTTTGATAGTGCTAAAGTGAGTAAACACGTGGGAAAggtttgctgttgttgttgttgttgttgttgttgttgttgttgttgttgttgttttcacaggACAAAAGCATAATACATACTGAAGCCTTTCCCAAGATAAAGACTCCGTCTCACGTTGCTaaaaatctctcactctctcactcttttctttgtctctctcttttctcaccttTACCCCGTGTGATAATGaacaaacctgaacacacatccacatgacTGCTGGTCCTTCCAGGCTGTAGCCTGATCAACAGGTACAGTCACACGACCAGTGAATAACATTATACCTCTGTGACTTCAAGagctttcactcactcacacaatacacaaacacatatctgTCTAATGGTCCAATACCATGGTCCAGTTCCCAAgctcccaaacaaacacagatatatcaCTCTACCACTGCTGTCGCTAGTGTAACGTCCTCCGCAGCTGGGTAGAAAGGTGTTTGTGTAACTAACTTTGTCTGAGCATTTTTTGGGGAGGTATTTCATCATGTAGGATGAAgtttcacacagttttcaaaGGGAGGAGCTGTTACAGCTGATCCGtgatcagtgtttaaaaatagTAACCGTGCTGTCGCTTTCTCACAGCCAATTAATGAAACTAAAAGACCGCCGAGAGAAGAATGACAACGCCACCAAACATCATTAGTTAACCTCATtggaaaacacattacaaaccaACTTCCTTGATTAAATCATGCAAACGACATCAACTCCCCTTGAATGCACTGAGCTCTCTTTGATTTCTGTCTTAACAACTGCTTTGTGTAATGCGTTTTAAAGTAAAGCAAAGTTGACTACTGAGGTTTCACACGGCGTGCTGAGGGAGGACAGTGACGCCTAACAGGAGgtttaaaaaccaaacagaagGGAATGTTCAGTATCGCTGGAATCTCCTCCACTCCAGGGGCTCCCTCCCTGACAATCCATGGATCATCCTCCCATCCCTGGATCTCATTCCAAAAATCTGAGCTGCGTTCGGTCGAATGAGGGACGGCTAATGTTCGCCACCACTCACGTGCGTTTTTTCTGTGAGCTTGTGCTCGCTGTAAACTTTTGCCGATGTTTGCCGACAATGAAAAAAACTGTTGCGTAAAGGTGACTGTCTCCTGCCAAAGCTATTGGAGGAAAGGATCCTCCAGAGTTGTCGCTATGGTGAAGCTGCCACCTTCAACCTGTAACTACGGTAACAAAACGGAACTCTCAGTGTGAACTGGTGAGCGGTGGCAGTGAACCTCGCCGGCTCACTCCCTTTGTCATCGGTGTGTGTCCAGGTGCGGCCCAAACTCACCTGCGGCTCTCTGGAAGGCTGCGGCAGCGTCATCTAGCCCGCCGCGTTTTTGCCGATCACACCGCGTCCCGATCTGGGTGTACAGGGCTGCCATGTTAAACAGCACACTGGCTTTCTCCAGAGAGATGTTCTGCTGACACACGGGCACGCCTGTGAAGGAGTCATACCTACACAAACAAGAGGTTTTGGTGTTTGTGAAACAGCACGGTACACAGTACACGCAGGCATCTTCACCACCAATGCTACAGCCCTCCTACAACTCCAGCGTCTCCAGAGCACCTCTATGGCCTTAGAAATCAAACCAATCTCCACTACAATCCTGGTACTTTATCAAGGTTACAACAGACAGTGGTTGTTTAAACCCCTCctcatctgttctgttctttgatGTGTGGAATGTACCAAAAACACCTTTgcatggggtggggggggggggtggggggggcaagTTGGCACCTACCATGTGAAGAAAATGCCCATCTGTCGGTTAGGGGCGAAGAAACGACTGTCGAGCAGAGACAGCTGACTCAGGTAGTTCGCCAACAGGTCGATACCAGCATCACTGCGGCTGGGCGTGCGACAggcctgtgagagagagagagagagagagaaggagagcgagagagagagagagagagagagagagagagaaatatagtCAGTGTTATGATAGCTTACATTCACTTATTTTAAAGCAATcatagcatgtgtgtgtgtgtgtgtgtgtgtgtgtgtgtgtgtgtgtgtgtgtgtgtgagaatgtgtgagatACCCTGTTATTAAGGAACGATTCTATTGCGTTCCTAAGCGACAGGTGTCCGAGGACATGTCGGCCATACCTGTCTCATATCCATAAGGTCATGAATCTCCTCTTGGTAGTTGGTGCCATCTTCACTGTAGTGTTCCAGAATAAAgtcctgtccaaaaaaaaacacacaaataaaacca from Chanos chanos chromosome 2, fChaCha1.1, whole genome shotgun sequence includes these protein-coding regions:
- the rhpn2 gene encoding rhophilin-2 codes for the protein MTDALIPNGCKNNGAVENSQFRKGNNPLLQTGRSKLQNRRASLNQQIIKQMRMRAGAENLLKATSNNKVRDMVVLELSYVNSNLQLLMEQLEGLNSSVEVYQDVQETCNIPLIPLGLKETKEVDFSVPFKDFILEHYSEDGTNYQEEIHDLMDMRQACRTPSRSDAGIDLLANYLSQLSLLDSRFFAPNRQMGIFFTWYDSFTGVPVCQQNISLEKASVLFNMAALYTQIGTRCDRQKRGGLDDAAAAFQRAAGVLHHLKETFTHTPSYDMSPAMLSMLIKLMLAQAQECLFERMTLHGIRNEFLALLKVAQEAAKVGEMYDQVHQSMIQTPIKDNVPFFWSTMCQVKANHYRSIAHYFISTALLDHQLSPSDDEDQQEKALSQLYDSMPDGRSPLDILRKGEERQRIGKAHLRRAILDHEEALRIHGLCRHLRKLEVLRDILEAAHKRSLAKLTENETEDEFVDYLEAPDIISKTEHKAEMEVPVSTKVKVKDLFHRLGPLSVFSAKQRWTAPRTVRLKVEDRDFGFTLKGDAPVQVQSLDPLCAAAMDGLKEGDYLVAIGDVDCKWMGVTDVLKLLKDVDEEGIDIKVVSSLDSNPSMPTKSATYSGGLPKTYSMICLAFDDDDKNPKGRKVTKKMSFLSWGLKNKHKSASTLSLPTADYSGALPWNKPCPTFPSSYNDSALY